AAAAACTAAACAGCCCGAAATATTTGCCTCATCGTAATTCTGGCCTTGTTCTTTGAATGTTACGGGCCACGATGGACGGTGCTATACCAAAAACTGTAGGAATTCAGAAGTATTGCAAGCACGTCAAATCGGCTTCGCTctcttatgtaggtacctacttacctaattaagttaattatattaattccaCCAGTTctaatttttacccgactacggagAGCTACGTCTCTTTTTGCGTTTTTCAATTCATCGCTCCCCTCATCACTGCCAAAGTACTCATTACATTGAAATTTAACTGAGATGTCATTGGCTTCATTAAGCGTTCCGCATATCATAGgactatagataggtactatTTTACTGGTAATACTCAAACAGAATAAAATTGCGATATGTGATTTGGTAGATATCAAATTGAAAGATCTAATGCGTAGACATTGCGTATATTCTCAAAATACTTAAACCTACATATTACTATGGATATAATTTATTTGCATTGGTTGTAAAACATTAGGCACCTACTTATTTTCTCTATGTAGAAGCACTAATCGTTGGCTCATCAAGTGGTCACGTATACGACtcatcttatattttattaatattatcctaatcctactaatattataaatgtgaatgtgtggatgtttggatgtttattactcaatcacgcaaaaacggctagaCGGATCATGATCATtgtttggtacctaaaataccAATTCaacagcaaaactttccaaatccacatggcttaggagttcagtaccttgcagcgtcaggattgaagagttgggacttggaattcaataacgaAGCCTATGGTTGGCATTAagaatattatttcaccaggaacaattcctgaatctctatggtttaggagtgctgtaccctgcatcatcaggtttgaggagttcggacttggagtgCAACCATGAAGCCATTGCTTGAtatctaaaatatcaattcaccatcagaaattcccgactccccacggcttaggagttcagcaATTCtccaggattgaggagttgggacccAAAGTTCAATGATTCTTTGCTTGGTActttttggctttgccgtagtcggataaaaaacaaattttgcaaatcggtccagaatcctcgaaaaaatcggtgtacataggtatatttaaaaaaatgggccgaattgacagacggatggacggaggcttatagggtcccgttggtacccttagggtacggaaccctaaaaagatttttgtgtcaacatttattttttaaatttaatgccCGTTGCGTTTCTATGTTTGTAGGTATAGTAGGACCTACCTATTCTGCATATTCGCAATACCGAGCCTAGTTATGATGATAAACGACGTTAAATGACAGGTATAATGAGGGAAATACCACGACCGCCGGCCCACCGTCGGCGATTCCCAGAGCATGGAGACACGGGCAAGCTATGCTTGTTCCCATCGGCCGGGCACGGTAATGACCGAGCGAAACTCAAGCAATTTTCGACGCCGGTATTCGACGAGGCCAAATTTAAGTGATTTAAGATTTACTACGAACCTTCTAAATTATGTCCTAAAATATGTCTgcgttgtaattttatttatgggtTTGATCTTATTTTTGACTAGTTTTCACCCGCAACCTTATCCGCGTGAAGTTTTCTCACGGCCGTGCCGGggcatttaatatttaaatacagGTTGATATCGGCAGAGAACATCAtgttaaatatacctacctgcgtGTGGGCATTAATGTATTTATGGAGCCTGTTACAAGTATTTAGGCTGGTGAACAACTTTATTACCTAGTCTCAAATCTCATCACGCCATTTGAATCAGCTTTATTGATATCAAACGTAACACGCAACGTACGTAAATGGTGTGTGTGATATAAACAATCGATTTATTAGTATAAATTAGCAGTTTATTACCTACTCTATGAAATTTTACAACCGTATCAGTTGTCGctacatacctatttatttcaaagGTTACTGGTTCAGTACATTATGCCATTATTAAAAGTAGCATTTTATGGTTTTAACATAAATtagttagtaagtaggtattaatagcTTAATATCTTATCGTAATTAAGACGTATGTTAAACatcatgttttttttgttttcagagCGAATATCGGTTCGCGGGAGGAGGATACACGCGCGCTTCGAGCAGCGGGCGTAGCAGCAGTCTCTGCTCCGCGGCGCTGGTGGGCGGAGCGCTGCTGGCTGCAGTCGCTGTACTCGCCGTCGCTGCGCTGGCATTCTACATGGGAGCCCTACGGCCAGATAATGGTGAACGTAAGTAAACAAACGGTTCGCGGGCGGACGCAACATGCGGGCGTAGCAGTGCTCTTAACTCCGCGGCGCTGGTAGGCAAAGCGCTGCTGGCTGCAGTCACTGTCCTCGCCATCGCTGCGCTGGAATTCTACGTGGGAACCCTACGGCTAGACAATGGTGAACGTAAGTAAACAATCGGTTCGTGGGCGGAGGCTACGCACGCACTCCGAGCAGCGGGCGAAGCAATGGTCTCTGCTTCACGGCACTGGCGAGTGGAGCGCTGCTTGCTGCAGTCGCTGTGGTCGCTGCACTGGCATTCTGCATGGGAGCTCTACTACCGGACAATGTttaacataagtacctacctaagtaggcaTGGTAATAAACTCCAATAGCCTAATTGCAGAAAGTTCATTCCATTGACTTGTTAATCTAGTATTAacaataagctagtaatagtaAAACCGGATTAAAATGAGATTTTTTGAACGTTTACAGCAATAATGACGTTTGAGGGCACGTTTCGAGTGACACGAGGGGACGTGTACGGCGGAGCGCCGAACAGCCCGGCGTGGCGGGAGCGCGCGCGGCGCTACGGAGCATCGCTGCGACAAGTCTATGCTGCGCCTTCGCCTCTCCGACATGCCTTCGCGGGCGCACTTGTCACGGGCTTTGGAGATCGACGACTAGATGTTAATTTCAAATTGTACTTAGATAGGAGAAAAATACCCAGgtaattcttttaaaaaatctgcCCCGGGTCTAGGGTAGAGCGTGCATACTACGGGCCCACATACCAAGGGGCCCCAGAGCCCTTGAGGGCCGGGGGTCGAAAGAAAAATTCGTGCTCGCTTTCTAGATTTGATTTAGGGGAGTGccgaaaataatacaaatatacACCTCTGTTGGGCGATATTGTAGTGAAATATTTACtggctcgcttcgctcgcgctttatAAGTTGTTGAGTGcttagatttaattaattttccgttaatttttttctaatacctaaataatttaaaaaattgcgcTCGCTTCACACGCGCTTATAGTTACGTGTATGCtggtgattatattatacttttaatattgtatatgggaaaaatgtgaaaaaactgCAAAGTGACGCCTGGAGAACGCCAAAATGGAATCTCGCATCGCAGGCAAAACTGACCCGGTCCGGCTCTGATGAATATTTACTTGTTTATCGTGTTTATTGATATCTTTGTCGATCAGCTCAACGTAAATTAGTAAGTTTTGTGTTACAAAGGTGACAATACTGTCGGGCAAGGGATGCATTTTTCAGTTTTTGCCCCGCCTCTAAATAAGCCAAGATCCGGGGCTGAAAAAATTATTGTCCTCCATGTAATTCGTGATTTGACTTATatctgttatttattttatttttggtttatttttacaGTTCCATAACAAATATAGaggaaacattaaaaaatattttaatacaagACTTATTATCGAAGCATCCGGCATTTGGACAAATAAAAATAGACACAACAAGCATTGTTGTCAAAAGAGATTTAGAACACACTTACCACTCGGAGCAATATGTCAAAGAAGCTTTGAATGAAAGTATGGCTACCAATAATGCGAAAACTTCAACATCTCAAAATACAAAAGACAAAACTTTAGAAAGTAGAATAGGTGTTGTTAGAAAAACTACTATAAAACCAAATAGACCGATGAGAAAAGGTGATTCAGATGAACCTGACATCGATACTGATAATATACCAGTTTTGCAAGGCTCCTTTCAAATAACTAAAACAGAAGCAGATATAACAGAAAATAAACAAGGTCCAAATCCGACACGAATCGAAGAAAAGAGTAGTCACAAACAAGCTTCGACTGTAAAGTCTACAACTACTACATCTCCCACGACAAAACCACCTACAGTAAGGACACGGACAGTAAGTACTGGGAAATTTCCAACAACGACACAAAAAAGCCGGCCGATAACTATAAAAtctatattaaatataaaaccaAAGACTGATACGATAACTAATAAAGAAAGAGATACAAGTACTCACAAAACTATAAATTCAGCACCTACAGTCACTAGAACGACTTTAACAACAAAACCTACAACTACGTCAACTACAACTGTAGGCACAACAACTAAGAACGTATCTCAAATTTTATTCGATCTTCTTACTAATCAAAATCACGATAAAGATTTACCAAAAATCGATACGCTATTTACAGTTCCTCATGTTATGGACAATGAGCCATGGAGACCAATAACAAGGCCATACTATGAAACAACCAGCAAACAACCAGTGTTACCTGATGAAGAAAAAATTGAACAAGGTGCAGAAGATAGAATAGGAGTGGCCGAAGTTGTTGAAGATATAGCCTTATTAGAAAGCATGCTAAGTACCGTACCACCCACGAAACACAGAGAGAAAACAACACGTCGACCTATAGGCCTTTATAATATAGACCCTCATTTAGCTGCTGATGTATATGTCCCTAGTCCAGTATACACTAGTTTTACGCTTCCTACATTTGCACCACCAATAAAAAATATGGAAACTTTGGGATCTAGTTATCCTAAGCCGCATCCATTACCAGTTGATAAAATAAGTGGTGCAGTAGAAGTTATACCCGAAACTATTTTAAAAACTGATGATAACGATGGTCGACCATTTGAAAGGCCTCCAAAAGATAAGAAAACTTCTGTCACCATTAATGTTCTTCAGTTTGATCAATTTGATAATAGTACCGAAGAAATATCTATAGAAGGTGCATCGATTGtcaagaaacaaaatatatcttCTGCAAGTAAACCATCCGTAACGGTAAGTACTACAACTGAAAGTGCAAAAAATATTACGACATCAAATGTTCCTATGATAGAGATAACCACAAGAGTACCTGTTATAAACAAAACAACTGACCATAAGAGAGAAAATATCACTAAGCGCCCGAACAATAAAGTATCAATTATACCGGCAACTGGACTTCCACATCATACTTGGGAACTAGTTAATACTACAAGTAATAATGGGACAGTAAGTAAAGTTTCACCTCAAAAATACTACAACGATACTTTACAAGCTATAATTACAAGAAATGATGCTACTTCACCTAAAACAACTCCAAAATTTCCTAGTAAAAGTTCTATACTACGAAATTTAACAGATATTATAAAACGGTATTCACAAAATACTTCAGAGAAGTCTGAAGTTTCCACAGAACGTACGACTTTAAAGCCAAATACAACATCAAAAGATACTGAAAATGAATACCGCAATACGCGCAATGAAATGACTGGGTCAGTTGAAGTCGTTTCTGAGGAAGAACTTGATATTACAACAGCTAGAGTAATAACATTAATGCCAGCAAAGTCTAATTTAGGATTAAATCGACCCCTTCGACCTAGACCAAAAATTGGATCACAGGTAAACAAGGAAAGCAAACGGAGTTTTATGACCAGTAAAATAGAATccgaaaaattaagtttagatcCAAATATAGATGAAATCACATATACTTTAACAGAAAACATACCAGAGGCTTCAGAAGTTGTAACAACTGCAACTTTCATTGATGTTGAGAAACCCAAAGTTTCGGGACCTTCGATTGTggctgaaaatttaaaaaaaactttcagtACGATAGAAGGACCGGTATATAATCCTTCAAGTGGTAACAGGCTACCTAAGTCAAATGAGAATTACTCGTCTATCGATAGTAACGTTGATGTTTTCATGTTATCAAATAATATATCAAATATCCCAGAAGGTACATATCGAGTCTCGTACCACGTTACCGGAAGCGTCAGTAGCAAACAGGCAGATATAACCCAAAGTCTTCCAGCATACGAGCTGGCATTGGAGCCTGATGTGATATTAGAAATACCTGTAAATCAAACTAGTTCTTTAACTGTAGATAAATTGAAACAGTTGGCTAGTCTTGCCACAATTTCGGACTATAGCAACAATAGTTTCGAGCGCTTTCGAGCCCCAGGGGGCATAATTTCAACAAAAGCCATTCCATCAAGTTATACGTTAAATCAAGCAggatttaaaatattaacaaaaacaTACAATAAAGCCCAATCTTCAAAACAAGAAGAAAATAGTTTTGGTGTACCAGAAAAAATATACAGTAAGCCGGAAACGACCAAGTACACTAAACctaagaaagaaaaagacaTTGTCAAGGAACCTACCAAGATTGTCATCGGTAAGGATGTTATTTTTGCTATTATGTAAGGATCTAAGAACTTACTTGATTAGTTTTTAAACTACCgctaatttctaaatctctacTTATTACCACCAGATGACTGTAACAACTCCACATCATTTTTATGTGCTAGTGGTGCATGTATTCCCATGACATCACGTTGTAATAAGCTACTGGACTGTCCTGACGGTGACGACGAGCACGCGTGCTCCTGTGCTGATTACTTACGTGCTGAGTTTTCGCAATCAAAAATCTGCGATGGCTTCGTTGATTGTTGGGACTATTCTGATGAGAATAAATGTGGtaggtattttacttttacttgaACTGAGTGTTCATTTCAtgataatcaaatcaaatcaattattcaaattgggtaccattgtacactttttgattgtcaatttgTGGAATTTGTAAGAGAGTTATGTACGAAtactgataattaattacgtaaacttaaaactacagcTATGAGGGTTCCCAACAAGCTCAATTTTTATCATGAAGCTTAATACTTTTTCAGAATGGTGTGAAGAGGGTCAGTTTGTATGTGCGAATGCTCAGCAATGCGTGGACATGAGTAAAGTCTGCGACGGGATCCCGGACTGTCCTCTGGGCGATGATGAAAAAAGCTGTGTCGCTTTGGGCGATAGCATcgaagacaacgaagtgattcctTATAATGAAGAAGGTACTATTATATTACCTTTTCACACCACTGTGTGAAAAGTAGCGTATTGAACTTGGGGGTaatactgtcttagtcttgggcgccCCCGCTCAGGATTCTAGATACAACACCGTCGCTACGCTCCAGAGTTACTCTGCTAGATATTATCAAAATAAAGTTGGCTTTACAACTTTACAAGCTTTTTATAACTAATCCATCATAGCTTCGTCGTGGTTGAGTTCGTTGGGTTGGTTTGTCTTGACATAATACCATTTATTCGTTTGAGTACattgctattaaaaaaaacttcatttagaaaagttttttaattGAGAGTATTCTTTAAAAGTCCACGGTGTTTATACAGGTTTCGTCATGGTGCGGAAACGTGGCGTGTGGGGCAGGCTATGTGTGGAGAGCTTCAATGACGTGGTTGCGCAAGCGCAAAGCACTCTTAAGTTACCAGATTTAGGGAGAGCTGTGTGTCGAGCTATGACTtttcagtaagtacctacctaactaatattTGATTGCTTTTTCAGATTAAGGATTTgcccacagtccaccacgctggtcaagtgcggtgGACTGtggctcacgatgttttccttcatcattaAAGCAATGTGATATTGAATTGAGTAAAATTCACgtagctccgaaaagtcagaggtgcgatCCTAGGATCGAACCCCAAACTCCGAATATCTCCTAtgtatattcatgcaaaaaaacacctcGATCATGCttcgttgcggtgtgattgaaggacaaaccaacgtaccttcgcatttataatgtgtagTGATTAACGTCTCGAAATGTTTCCAGCGATTCACCCTGGGTCCGAGAGGCGCGCGAAGGTCGGAAAGTGAGTTCGGTGGGCTACTGGGAAGTGTCGCACAACGCGCACGCGCGCGCCGCCGACACGCGTCTGACGTTCCGCCGTTCGTCGTGCGCCCGGCACCGAGCTTTGAGGATTCGCTGTAAGGACCTGGACTGCGGTATACGACCACACGCTGACGCTCAGCAGCCCAGGTAATACAAGCAAATCTCTTCTTCTCCACCATCATATACAAGGTTAGTTTTGGTATAAGCAAAAACCAAACatgtgtcgaatatttttacttaaataatataatgactaaatacaaaatttcaaaaatatttaatgaaaaggagattgcccattttcttaggagctttgggccccccctagtataattgttatgtcaccatggttttaattttattttgtagacaaataattacctttttatattctgcgaacgatttccatttattcaccctggttataaagaaatcttttttttatgctgctgatattgaggttatttttaattaattcttcttcaaaataaattgatgtttacgattctaactgtaattgtggatattttcaataatagagtgaaataaaagtcgtaataaaatatataatcgtaaaaaataacacatttttaaaaattaatttaagtcttgacacgacgccacaaaagagggcccgttcacgggcgatctcctttacgACGTTGTCAGCGTGTTGTGGTGAGTCGTTGTtctcgcaaaaacatggtcaccccaagcgagcggctgcgAACGAACGATACGGCTGCCTTCGATTGTGCGTGCTGCCGCTCGCGCGGCTTGAATCAGCTGGTACATGCGGTCACTCAATTAGGTatccaaacttgcaggattttaaagtattttttggtaaaaaaaataaaacggtGTAATAATCATTGCACTTCGATTCTGtaactgattctgaacaaactacttccAGATTTtgcttatactaaaactaacgtatAAGAGAGCCTGTCTAGTGAAAGCTGATAGTGGGAaagaacatattataatatcttaaaATCTTTGATTCATGTTACCCCTAGTGctcaaatacctaatatttgacagatgtcgattcaggataaaACCGAAAGCTCACTCACTCTAATTCACTCTGCTATCAACTTTCGTTAGACAGACTCTAATACAAAACTTTACCTATTTGACCATAATTCGAACTATGAAAGTACTTATAGACTTTAACAGTCAGACCACCAACCTGAGCTCAATCAGTGCGACACATCTCTCCCATGggcaaagataatattatatctctGCCCATGGGTTTCGCAACACTTCCTCGCATTTTTTCAACGACAAAGTCACTGGTTGTGCGCGGCTGCTTATACTGCACAAAATCGAATCAAAATGGGTTTACTAGAACCTGAAATACTTGACCTGAATGTTGAAACGTGTGCTAAGCAactttcatgttttttttacgttttataaaagactagctaatgctcgcgacttcgtccgcctggactacacaaatttcaaacccctgtttcacccctttaggggttgaattttcaaaaatcctttcttagcggatgcctacgtcataatagctatctgcatgccaaatttcagcccgatccgtccagtagtttgagctgtgcgttaatagatcagtcagtcagtcagtcagtcagtcagtcagtcagtcagtcagtcaccttttccttttatatatttagactactgtCCTCcgagttttattataataaacttttagagtaggtaggtacctcgcCTAAGTGTTAAGTTTCATTAGGACTTATCTCTTCCAGTTCCAGCGTAGCGTGCTTCTATCTTAAATTGCTTTATGTCATTTACCATCAAATAAAAACACAATCAAGTGCTTACTTAATAACtcatcaaaaaaatattacccGAGGCACCAGTGTAACTTTCAAAGATAACTTGAAAAGGTACACTAGAGCCTCTGCGTTTGGATAGGTACTGAAAAAGCAATTTAAAAGTTTGGAAAATTTCACGTtacttgactgtttttttttacctacttaaatttttattatcaagtcataaaaaaaaatagaaacttCTCCCTAAGATAAGTAGTTGATTTGAAGGCGAGGTACGTTGTACGGGTATCGGACATCGGTGTTGGTTGGTTAGGGCAGTTACTCACGAGCGCGTGCGGTGGGGCAGGGTGGTGGGCGGCGgaggcgcggcggcgggcgcgtgGCCGTGGCAAGCCGCGCTCTACCGCGACGGCGACTTCCAGTGCGGCGCGACGCTCGTCGCAGCGGAATGGCTGCTCTCCGCTAGTCACTGCTTTTATGAGTGagtattttacaaatttatttttttggacTAAGTTTATTCGTGACTGATACTTATAGCTTCAGTTGCATTACTATTTAATTTCATGCGCCCAGGATGGAGGAAGCTAGTAGCATTGATTGCAATAACTTGTTTGGACTTTGGacacaaacataatataggCGACACATATCCCGTTTATCCGCGGGAATCTCCTCAGTAATCACCTCAACAAGTATTAAAGTTCATTCAGGTATTAAATACAAAACTAAAACACGACTTCTACTAACTCTATTAAAATTgaatcttttaatttttaattttctgaaaaaattaaatctttaaCACTCTTATCATAAGAAAGCGAATAACGACTTCAAATACCTAGTTCGCCAGCTTTTGAACTATGTAAAGCCGGCCTCCTAATAGCTAGCTGCACAAGTCACAGGGTCGCCGAATCTCCTTTGGATATCGTCATTTTACGAGACCGCAGCCAAGTGC
This genomic stretch from Maniola hyperantus chromosome 2, iAphHyp1.2, whole genome shotgun sequence harbors:
- the LOC117995074 gene encoding uncharacterized protein isoform X1, whose product is MHTMDTLGYGHKKYRPPLSPNSFYHHDYYSRHTTLRPQSEYRFAGGGYTRASSSGRSSSLCSAALVGGALLAAVAVLAVAALAFYMGALRPDNGEPIMTFEGTFRVTRGDVYGGAPNSPAWRERARRYGASLRQVYAAPSPLRHAFAGALVTGFGDRRLDVNFKLYLDRRKIPSSITNIEETLKNILIQDLLSKHPAFGQIKIDTTSIVVKRDLEHTYHSEQYVKEALNESMATNNAKTSTSQNTKDKTLESRIGVVRKTTIKPNRPMRKGDSDEPDIDTDNIPVLQGSFQITKTEADITENKQGPNPTRIEEKSSHKQASTVKSTTTTSPTTKPPTVRTRTVSTGKFPTTTQKSRPITIKSILNIKPKTDTITNKERDTSTHKTINSAPTVTRTTLTTKPTTTSTTTVGTTTKNVSQILFDLLTNQNHDKDLPKIDTLFTVPHVMDNEPWRPITRPYYETTSKQPVLPDEEKIEQGAEDRIGVAEVVEDIALLESMLSTVPPTKHREKTTRRPIGLYNIDPHLAADVYVPSPVYTSFTLPTFAPPIKNMETLGSSYPKPHPLPVDKISGAVEVIPETILKTDDNDGRPFERPPKDKKTSVTINVLQFDQFDNSTEEISIEGASIVKKQNISSASKPSVTVSTTTESAKNITTSNVPMIEITTRVPVINKTTDHKRENITKRPNNKVSIIPATGLPHHTWELVNTTSNNGTVSKVSPQKYYNDTLQAIITRNDATSPKTTPKFPSKSSILRNLTDIIKRYSQNTSEKSEVSTERTTLKPNTTSKDTENEYRNTRNEMTGSVEVVSEEELDITTARVITLMPAKSNLGLNRPLRPRPKIGSQVNKESKRSFMTSKIESEKLSLDPNIDEITYTLTENIPEASEVVTTATFIDVEKPKVSGPSIVAENLKKTFSTIEGPVYNPSSGNRLPKSNENYSSIDSNVDVFMLSNNISNIPEGTYRVSYHVTGSVSSKQADITQSLPAYELALEPDVILEIPVNQTSSLTVDKLKQLASLATISDYSNNSFERFRAPGGIISTKAIPSSYTLNQAGFKILTKTYNKAQSSKQEENSFGVPEKIYSKPETTKYTKPKKEKDIVKEPTKIVIDDCNNSTSFLCASGACIPMTSRCNKLLDCPDGDDEHACSCADYLRAEFSQSKICDGFVDCWDYSDENKCEWCEEGQFVCANAQQCVDMSKVCDGIPDCPLGDDEKSCVALGDSIEDNEVIPYNEEGFVMVRKRGVWGRLCVESFNDVVAQAQSTLKLPDLGRAVCRAMTFHDSPWVREAREGRKVSSVGYWEVSHNAHARAADTRLTFRRSSCARHRALRIRCKDLDCGIRPHADAQQPRAVTHERVRWGRVVGGGGAAAGAWPWQAALYRDGDFQCGATLVAAEWLLSASHCFYEATEAHWVARLGALRRGAWPRGPWERITRVRQIVLHPRYAPRGFRNDIALLRVEALPLHARLRPACLPPPRAQPPAGHHCTVVGWGQLYEHERVFPDTLQEVELPVISTAECRRRTRLLPLYRVTDDMFCAGYERGGRDACLGDSGGPLMCQESDRWYIYGVTSNGYGCARANRPGVYTKVSHYIDWIDSVMAAYTPKLNDTSPPSDEESNEDFYTDLEAAENKRVHKPYDTCRGFRCPLGECLPSSSVCNGFLECSDGSDEWKCSTLVTNSSRFNPD
- the LOC117995074 gene encoding uncharacterized protein isoform X2 yields the protein MHTMDTLGYGHKKYRPPLSPNSFYHHDYYSRHTTLRPQSEYRFAGGGYTRASSSGRSSSLCSAALVGGALLAAVAVLAVAALAFYMGALRPDNGEPIMTFEGTFRVTRGDVYGGAPNSPAWRERARRYGASLRQVYAAPSPLRHAFAGALVTGFGDRRLDVNFKLYLDRRKIPSSITNIEETLKNILIQDLLSKHPAFGQIKIDTTSIVVKRDLEHTYHSEQYVKEALNESMATNNAKTSTSQNTKDKTLESRIGVVRKTTIKPNRPMRKGDSDEPDIDTDNIPVLQGSFQITKTEADITENKQGPNPTRIEEKSSHKQASTVKSTTTTSPTTKPPTVRTRTVSTGKFPTTTQKSRPITIKSILNIKPKTDTITNKERDTSTHKTINSAPTVTRTTLTTKPTTTSTTTVGTTTKNVSQILFDLLTNQNHDKDLPKIDTLFTVPHVMDNEPWRPITRPYYETTSKQPVLPDEEKIEQGAEDRIGVAEVVEDIALLESMLSTVPPTKHREKTTRRPIGLYNIDPHLAADVYVPSPVYTSFTLPTFAPPIKNMETLGSSYPKPHPLPVDKISGAVEVIPETILKTDDNDGRPFERPPKDKKTSVTINVLQFDQFDNSTEEISIEGASIVKKQNISSASKPSVTVSTTTESAKNITTSNVPMIEITTRVPVINKTTDHKRENITKRPNNKVSIIPATGLPHHTWELVNTTSNNGTVSKVSPQKYYNDTLQAIITRNDATSPKTTPKFPSKSSILRNLTDIIKRYSQNTSEKSEVSTERTTLKPNTTSKDTENEYRNTRNEMTGSVEVVSEEELDITTARVITLMPAKSNLGLNRPLRPRPKIGSQVNKESKRSFMTSKIESEKLSLDPNIDEITYTLTENIPEASEVVTTATFIDVEKPKVSGPSIVAENLKKTFSTIEGPVYNPSSGNRLPKSNENYSSIDSNVDVFMLSNNISNIPEGTYRVSYHVTGSVSSKQADITQSLPAYELALEPDVILEIPVNQTSSLTVDKLKQLASLATISDYSNNSFERFRAPGGIISTKAIPSSYTLNQAGFKILTKTYNKAQSSKQEENSFGVPEKIYSKPETTKYTKPKKEKDIVKEPTKIVIDDCNNSTSFLCASGACIPMTSRCNKLLDCPDGDDEHACSCADYLRAEFSQSKICDGFVDCWDYSDENKCEWCEEGQFVCANAQQCVDMSKVCDGIPDCPLGDDEKSCVALGDSIEDNEVIPYNEEGFVMVRKRGVWGRLCVESFNDVVAQAQSTLKLPDLGRAVCRAMTFHDSPWVREAREGRKVSSVGYWEVSHNAHARAADTRLTFRRSSCARHRALRIRCKDLDCGIRPHADAQQPRVVGGGGAAAGAWPWQAALYRDGDFQCGATLVAAEWLLSASHCFYEATEAHWVARLGALRRGAWPRGPWERITRVRQIVLHPRYAPRGFRNDIALLRVEALPLHARLRPACLPPPRAQPPAGHHCTVVGWGQLYEHERVFPDTLQEVELPVISTAECRRRTRLLPLYRVTDDMFCAGYERGGRDACLGDSGGPLMCQESDRWYIYGVTSNGYGCARANRPGVYTKVSHYIDWIDSVMAAYTPKLNDTSPPSDEESNEDFYTDLEAAENKRVHKPYDTCRGFRCPLGECLPSSSVCNGFLECSDGSDEWKCSTLVTNSSRFNPD